AGAAAAATCATTGAATTCCCAACCCTTATAACAGGTAGAGCCATGAAGATTATGGCCATATTCACGTCGGAAAGGACATTGAATTAGCAATCTATGGTTGTACCCAAAGGCAGTTTCCCAGTCCACAATCACCAGGAAATACTGATGCCTTAATTATCATGTGTAACATTTCATATACCATTGAAGTTTCAGGATGAGAAAGGTCCCCTTGATAGAACTTGTGGGATTTTCCTGCAATTGTTATCCAGCTACAACCAGGAGTTTTAACCAAACCCAAATTCCTCATCTTTGCTCTGATTAGTGAAACACGATCCCGTATGTTAAGAGAATCATAAATACTACACAAAGCTATGTAGTTGCTAGAGTTTCTAGGTTCCAACTCAAAGAGCTGAAGAGCTGCAATTTCTCCAATTTCAACATTCTTGTGCATCATACAACCAGCAAGTAGAGCACCCCAAACACTTGCTGTTACCACTAACTTCATGTTTTGTACCAATTCAAGTGCTTCCTCTAGACGCCCAAAACGACCCAAAAGATCCACCATGCAGGCATAGTGCTCTACACTGGGTTCTAACTCATAGTCAAAACTTATGGAGTCGAAAATCCTTCGAGCTTGATCAATAAGACGCGAGTGGCTGCAGCTAGCCAAAACTGCTGTTAGTGTGACACAGTTAGGTTTAAACCCACAATCTCTCATTTTATTAAACAAAGCCAAAGAGTCCTCTCCTTTCCCATGGACACCATAACAAGATATCATTGTAGTCCAGGTTACCAAATTTAGTTCATGCATGCTCCTGAAAACCTTTTCTGAGTCATGCAAGCGTCCACACTTTGCGTACATATCAATCAATGAATTATTAATTGCAACATCTCCATCAAATACGAAACTCTTAACTACTTGCCCATGAATTTCCTTCCCTTTCATCAAGTCTCCTTCCCCTCCGCAAGCATTCAAAATGCTGGGAATCGTCATAGAATCCATACTCACGCCTTCACTAAGCATGCTTCTGAAACAACTCAAAGCATCCACATAAAAGCCAGCTCTCCCAAATCCTGCAATCATCAAATTCCAAACAGCAGAATCTCTAGACGACATATTTGAAAATACACGCCTTGCATCAACTAAGTTCCCACATTTCACataaaaatccaaaaccaaactTCCCACAACAACATATTCCTCAAACCCAAGCCTAACCACCCAGCCATGAAGCATCTTACCCAGATAAGCATCTCCTATTCCGGCACATGCCTTAAACACTGGAGGCAACGTATAATGATCAGGTCGAAGACCCATCTCCAGAAACTCATTGAAAACACCAATAGCATCcaaataatgaaaattattcGCATATGAAGCGAGCATTATGTTCCAAGAATGCATATTCCTTTCAGGCATTTTGTCGAAGACCCGGCGAGCATCTTGAAGAAACCCGCATTTAGAGTAGGCCAGCAAGAGATCGGTTTGAAGGGTCAAGTTGGAAAGGAAGCCATGGATGAGAATTTGGGCATGGGTTTGCTTAGCTTGGGAAATTCCAGAGAGTAGAGCGCAGTTTCTCAGCAGGGAAGACAAGTAAAAGGCGATTTCGTGAAACATTTTTCCAAGTATTTAAACTCCCACGGTCTTGTGAGGAAGAGCGCAAGCACATAAGTACTATCGGGTGTCGCTCTTGTCCCGCGACTTCTTGCTTTTATATTCCACGGCCAGAGCACAAACTTCTCACCAACGGAATATTCATCTCCTTCTCCCATACTAACTTTTTGAAATATAGCCATTCCATCAGCAtttggttttattattattattattgttattattattttttaataaatattaattcaataaataatttttttttttttttaaaaaaaaaaatgtatgaaagAAGAGCAAGTGTATACTCAACAGCAGTGGTCACTTCTCACCAACGGAAGACTCTTATCATGCCATGTCATTAGGACTggtaattttgacacgacccgataattcgacacgaacacgatacgaaattagcgggtttgagtcataaacgggttaacccatttatgacccgtttaactCAACTTGgtgggtcacccgcgggtgacccgctagacacaattatctttttttttttaacttaaaaaaaaaaaggggtaggGGGAAAATTGGGAATAGCGGCAAAATTGTAAACTTTTGTGTTTTGTCACTCTGAAACTCACTAAGTGACAAAACACAAaagctcaaaaataaaaaagagtcaaaactaaaaagtaaaaactctaacttttactttttcactttttcttcgACAGTTTAGTAGAATCACGAATCAGCTCCACGGCTCCGCCCGATTCCAcccccttctcttcttcttccattttcttcatcttcagctCCATGTCGCCgccctttcttcttcctcccgcaGTGCCGCTTGACGTCTGGAGGCTGGACCCGCTCAAGtcaacgctctctctctcagcctCTCTAGTCTCTGCTCTCCGCTCGACGCTAGCTGCCGCTTGCCGACTGCCATCGCTCTCCCGGTCTCCCCGTCTCTctaccgctctctctctcttccaccTATCCGGTACCGCCGGTATGTTAAtagttgatttccatttttgtagcattttgacatgaaatgatttgattatttgattttatagtaattttcttttgtaattaagtGATCTCATTTTTTGTATGCATAgaacagaaaaggaaaaaaaaaaaaaaaaaaaaaaaaaaaaaaaaaaaaaaaaaggaagaagaaaaagaaaaaagaaaaagtgattgTCAGTTTAATCTATGAAATGGTTTGTGTAAACTGTAAAGCGAGAGAGAGTGATTTTGTCAccattaaaaggaaaaaatgataGCTTTTTTCAGCCTTTTTGGGGTTGGAGAGAGTGGGGATTGCGATAAAATAAGTATTGAAAAACAAAGTGGGTGAATTATCAACATGGGTcttctttttcacctttttttttttttttttttttttcttgttttccattttgcattctagtttgaaattttgaatggcTTGTTGGTGGACAAGAAAATGAGGATTATGATAatcgggtcaaacgggtcgtgtcaacccgattcgacccattatgttaaactGGTTCACatgtcgtgtcgggtgacccgtgaactTATCATGTTCGTGTTGTATCTGGAGCCCCGACCCATTAACATAAACTGGTCATGTTTGAGTCTAGGTTAAACGGGTCACGGGTCTTAACGGGtcctaaacgggtcgtgtcgggtacccgttttgccaaccCTAGGTGACCTGATGTCAACAACAGGTCACCATAAAGTCATAGGAGTTGGCTTACTTCCAGGGACCGACAACTATATAAGtggtggattttttttcttttctctttttgttaaatATCTTTTTAGTTCCTATGGtctaaagattttattttttttgcctcatttgcttcattttgtataataaatggtattttgtttatgattaaagacggagatggtacttcCATTTAACTtccattcaaaaattaacaaaagtcCACATTAGAACCTTTAAGAAACTGACACGTGTCATATgccccattaaaaataaaataaaacaattaaaaaaaacaccttttgaaaaattatatctatatagaggggtgactgaaccacccccaagggccaaaccctaaggctttttttttttttttttagggtgggggggagggggagtaGACGAACCATCCCAAGggccataggggtggttcggccacccccaaaccggccgtatggggtggccaaaaccaccccaTTTTGTtctttaggggtggccgaactatcATATTTTTTCCAAAGGGACggcttctttcttttattttccatgttttttttttaagattttattatttttaatttttaattagacGTAGGGACACATGTCGGTTTTTTAAGGCAAGTAATATGGACTTCTGTAAATTTTTAAACGGAAGTACAATCTTCGTCTTAACCATAAACAATGTATCATATGTGATATGAAATCAAGCATAGTGAGTAACAAATAAAGTCCTTAAACCACTGGGGAGTTAAAGGTatataacccttttttttaatcaagtCAATGACATGTTAGATGAATTAGGGTTTACATGAATGAGTAAtgtagaaactatatttttattctacaactATCTCACATTGTTGACGTTATAGTCACAACCAACTCTTTGATGTTTGATCaatccttgttaaaaaataaaaaataaaaatcaaagagttagTTGGGAGTGTCACATAaacattatgagataaaaatgtagtttttcaTCATTATATGAATTACCTTATGAAAGAGAAATactagaaactatatttttatctcacaattatcaCATAATGTTGATCTAAGGGTTGGATGAGCTGGCACGTCAACATTATGTGCTAAttgtaatataaaaatgtaatttctaacattactctttgaCGAAAAGCTTAACGGAGGGCTCAATTTATAAATGCGTGAAACACATGTCTTAGTTTTTGAAAGTTTAGAGGAAATCCGTTTTGGTCACTTGCGTTGCATTCTTATTTACAACCGAAGCTCTTACAAGAGATTTACAAAGAGTGTAAAGAGAACAAATTACAAAGACGAAAGGCCATCTGCGtatgaacaaaaagaagaataaagaatTGAAATATTAGAATACTAAGGAATGGAAATATGATGGGGCCCCGATCTTAAAATCAGTGACAACCGTCAGTCCATGTTTCATGGGATAGCTGTTGTTGTGATGTGTTGTCACGGGAAAACAGAAGAGCAGCAGTGTGAGAAGCAGAAAATTAGGAGAGCAACTCAGCGTGAGAAACGAACTGGATATGGTCTATGTAACCTTGGGGGTCAATTATGTGGCCTTGAGGTTCAGTTTGAGAAGTAGCCTTAACACCCGCCTATAAACTGATAGGGGTGGAGAAACCTTAAGTTTGTCCCAAAGAAAACAGAATCAAGAGGCCATGTGTCCTTTGGTAAAAACATCTACATTTTGATCCAACGTAGGGAGATAACACACCTGAATGTCCTTGTTAGTAACCTTTTCGTGGATGAAGTGGGCATCTACCTCTATATGTTTGGTCCTTGCATGAAAGACTAGATTAGATGCTAAAGCCGAAGCTCTTGAATTATCACACCATAAAACAGGAGGGGACAAAAGTGAGATATGTAATTTACAAATGAGCATATGAATCCAAAACATCGCAACAACCGCAAGGAACATGGAGCGGTATTCAGCCTTTGTGCTAGACCTGGAAACTACATGCTGCTTCTTAGCAAGACCATGAGATCAAGTTGGGTCCAAGAAATATACCGAAACCAGTAGTTGATTATCTGTCATTTGGGTTGCCAGCCCAATTTGAGTCACAAAAGGCATTGAGAGATATGGAGCCTTTAATGTAGAAGAGACCATCTTCAATAGAACCCTTGAGGTACCTCAACACTTGCTTGGCTGCTGTCCAGTGCATGGTTATGGTGTGATAATTCAAGAGCTAGTTGACTGAAGAGGCTATATATGGGCATCTAAAAGTCACATTGCAAGGCTCCAATGACATGCCTATACTTAGTTGGATCCAAGAGAACTTCATTGTCAAACTTAGACATCTTGGTGCCAATAATGCATGGGGGCTCGATAGGGTTTGGATTCAGTCATTTGGACACAATGCAACATGTAATAACCCCGACTTCATTTTGAGGTTAAAATGGTCTTTTACTATCGATGAGAATCGATGACTAAgcaatgattaaaaaaaaagagtgtatatatatatatatatatatatatatatatatatatatatatatatatatatatatatacatacatatataatatattatattttatattttatattttatttaaataaccgttactatttaataaattttatatcgatttaaattctacatttttagttaatatgttatattaatattttaaaacccTAATTGTCAAAACCCTACTTATATAAATAAACTAGTGACACCTCTTTCTCCCCCTCATTGTTTTTTTAGCCGCACACTCCTGTCCCCTTACACAATTTTCGGCACCTACAGACAAGGTACCATCTTGtctcttatctctttctttAGTATTTCTTTTTGGTGAAACCATGGTAGGTTCGCTGTTGATATACCTATTTGTCTATGGTATTTCGTTTCTGTTAtctttcatttatttacttTACTTTTTTTACGTGTTTTATTGTCTTTCATGTCAGTATAACAATCAAGTACTTTGACCTTTAATTCATTGACATCAAATGTATAGCCTTCTGTTCCTTctagttgtttgtttgtttgttttttattttttattatttcttctctcatcttttcttttctatgggACATGGTGGGACTTTAGCATCTTGCATTTATCTTTGTATTGAACAAGGTCCTTATCTCTTCTCATTCACTAGAGATATTATTTTAGCCCCTACCCCTAACCTCTCACCTTTTTATTTACTCTCATTCTTTTAGACAGCAACCCTTGTCTGAAGTATCCattgcttatttattttcttttccccaTACTGGTCGCGTAGTAGCCAGAGAAATATGATGCATTTGTTTGGTTTCTCCTCCATTCTTTTACTTTTGGTACAAGTCCTGAACTACTCCtgtccttttattttatttttcctctccTCCTCTATCCTAACGACTCCATAACAAATCTTTCCCAGGCATAACTGTATTAAATTGTAGTTATTTTAATTCTGTCCCACAGAAAAATAAAgatagttttaatttaagtgtttAAAAAGTTCTTGTAAATTGCTTAAAAATCACAGAgccttttaataaattattttgaatagaCGTATATTTTTGTGATACCTgaatttatcaaattatatgaatttagtagaaaatatttcttatgacAATTACTTTTATTGAGTCGTATTTCTaatatcaataaaagaaaatgtgttattgcttatttaatgatttaaatattattcgaGTAATTAATATCGTTAAATGTACTTAGGAAATCCATTCTCAATAGGCTAACAAGACGAATCTTAGTGATGTTAGTGTGTCGTCTAGTGACTAGCACaatgtattaatttatttaaacacgTACCATGTGATTAGCTAGATGTCGAAATATTTCAACGACATACTGCGTCCAGAGAGGTAAGGGATACACTACCCCTTCtagaattattttatgtattattattttatccatttATTCTACATATTTGTGAATAATTATTCTCGtcatgtatttaaaattatattattacaTAAAAGATTGGTTTAAAATAGTGTTGATATGAAAGTTAATGGTGGAaataatattcttgaaatcagTGATTTTGATAAAAACCTTAGTTCTAAAAGGCTTTCCAATTATAGAAAATTACTTATATTATTCCCGAGATGGGAAGACACTACTTTctgaaaataatgaaaagagAAGTGTAAAAACCCTCacacacgttgcctcaagagttacCAAGCATAGTGAAAAGAGTAAGAATTGTTATGAAAAGGAGAAAGATTTCTATAAATGAGGAACTTGTGTGGAggaaactattattttggccccggagatattcacagagattcaTAGAGGCTTAAGCTCGATACcattgcttggatggaagcacAACCGTTGAATGACATTGAAAATGAGGTAATTCATCCctaggtcatgctaagtgcactttgattaattagctgacgagGCAGACccgtggccacagtttacctgcctagGTCCCATTGACCgtgcaaccctaatacacagggcgtaatagtgtgcATGGACCCTACATATGAgaagttttatttatcaaccagtaattttatactttaagcaaaatgttgaacttatattttgtattctgaaaatttagattttaagtGTGCTTTAATaatcgttttaaaaaaaatgaagttttatttatcaaccagtaattttatgctttaaaCAAAATGCCgaacttatattttgtattctgaaaaaattagatttttagTGTGCTTTAATAatcgttttgaagaaaatgaatttaactcaaccaTTTTATGGTTGAGAGTTACCTTattgagcatttctcgctcacccttattttgtttttgttttcaggttatgagcagagagaccAAGGTAGTCAGAATGGGATataggctagcattaggacattgcaCTTCATTTATCTTAATAAGTGTACcaacacaataaatttagttttaccttggattttcatttattgAATCGaacacaaatattattttcGAAATACTCGTTTCCACATTATTTGCAGCtctgagtttaattttttttttttagtaatttatttaattcaacaTATTAGCTATGTTATGTAGCAAACTTTATGAATCTTTAcggttttgtataaaaaaatggacgaacctaaccctagcGGTTTGGTGGCGTTACAGTTTTCGTATCAGAACAAAGGTTATAAGTTTTTGTAGACTCATAGAGGCCAGATCATCAGGATAAACTTAGTGGGGTAATGGAAAATCACATTCCAGCCTTGCAGAGTCAGTCCTTTTTGTGTTATATTCGGTGCTAGGGAAACATTCCCTAATTTTTACTCTAACGCTTATAACATCATTTGTATAAATGGCACCAAACACTCACAACCAAGGGAATCTCCACGAGAGCAAGAATGGCAGAAATGTGGGAAACCCGGCGCCGAACGGGAACCCCAAGACTTTGACCGCATTGGCTGTCCAACTAGTGGACCTACTAAAGATGGGCGCAAATGCTAACCAAGAGGTGAGACAGAATGTAGAAGagtaattcaaatccagacgttcgaacgccagtcatcatggtccggacgcgcgagcatcagatatggaaattacgtgcatcagaGCAACCATCCAGAcaaccatcctcctggtccggacgcatgaagcctctatatggaagttacttgcagcagacgtgcgaccatctatacgacagggcaacaccgtccggacgcagctctcaaacaagaaagattttcagtgaaattttcataatttcgattgcatagttgtccgtccgaacggcctatgaccaccgtccggacgacgcccaGTTTTTATCAAgtcagacactcatttgaactatcagcctataaatagaggcccctaggcttgagaacaacaagaactcggtattgaattccattagtgcttagagagctatattatGAGGTAATttagctgagttgatctctctaaagctgttgttgtgtgtgctattgctacgcttaatctgaagtctatcttaggggttggccttaaggtaaaggatttcattgaagaccccttcaggtaggagacctggttgggaggtgttcgtgttaggctacacgttaaagtgtaaggtacgaccactgcatcaggggtatgtaagtgttaATACTTtatatctagtcttgtcttctgaatagtggatatcctgagtttgactgccccggggtggtttttctcttaattgagtttctacttcgtcaacaaaatatttgtctcctttaattccgcatttaatattttgttgcacactattcacacacacttgtataaattagaagtattttcatttttcataagGCACAAGAATTTATAGACCTAGTGTAAGGATCGTCGACAGTGGAATAATATGCATCAAGGTTCATTGAACTATCACGGTTCGCCCCATACCTGGTGCCCACGGAAGAATTGAAGGCAAGAAAATTCGAAAAGGGTTTGCAACCAAGAATCATGAACCAGGTGGTTGGCTTCGAAATTGGAAATCTGATGGACCTCTTCAACAAAGCGGCAGTGATTGAGCGGACATTGAATATCAATGCAGATCACTTCAACCAAAGGAAGAGAAGTGTTCCACAAGGGAGTCACTATGGTGGACATTCCCATGAccacaacaaaagaaaattcaagcCAATTGTTGGAAGGAACACAGCTCCTCAACAGCCCCATCATTAGGGAGGAGGTGGTCAACGCCCTACGTGTCAGACTTGTGGAAAAATGCATTCAGGGAGATGCCAGGTTGGACAACCGGTTTGTTATCGATGCGGTGTACCAGGACACCTAGTTAAGGATTGCAAAGCCCCTGCCAACAACACAACCAATCAGAATCGCCCTGGGGAACAACAAAATACTGCACCTACACATGTGTATGCCCCGACTCCAGGTGATACGGCGATGTCAAACGAAGTGGTGACAATTACACTTTTGATTTCATCCGGTAAGGCTACTGTGCTTTTTGACTCTTGTGCAACACATTCGTTTGTGTCATACTCTTTTTCCCAAGACTATAACTTGATGTCTCAATGGTTGGATGTAGACTTAGCAGTAGCTACCCCTTTAGGGAATACTATAGTATGTACCTTTATAGTTAGAAATTGCCCTATTTCTGTACAAGGTCATGTCATGCCGGTTAATCTTGTTATATTTGAGATGAGCAGGTTTGACGTGATCCTGGGTATGGATTGATTGTCCTTGTACCATGCTTGCGTCGATTGTTTCTAGAAGGAAGTAGTGTTCAAACCACCAAGAgcagcaaaattcaaaattcaaggGAATAAGGGATTCAACTTAACCAAGCTAGTATCAGCAATGCAGGTGACTCGGCTATTGAAGCAAGGGTGTTCACGATTCTTAGCATGTGTGACAAAATAAGCACCAGAAGCAAAACTCGAGGAGATACCCATCGTGTGTGACTTTGTAGATGCATTTCCGGAGGAACTACCTGGATTACCTCCAAACAGAGAGATCGAGTTTACTATAGACTTATTACCAGGCACGAGACCTATATCCAAGGCACCTTACCGGATGGCACCACTCGAACTAAGAAAGTTGAAAGAACAGATGCAAGAACTCCTAGACAGAGGATTCATTCGCCCGAGTGTATCCCCTTGGAGATCGCCCGTTTTATTTGTGAAGAAAAAGGATGGATCGATGAGGTTGTGCATCAACTATAGGGAATTGAACAAGGCAACCGTCAAGAACAAATACTCGCTACCAAGAATCAATGACCTTTTTGACCAACTACATGGTTCCAAAGTATTCTCTAAGATTGACCTACGGTCCGGATACCATCAACTCAAAATTAAGGAAGAAGATATCCCGAAGACAGCTTTTAGAACGCGTTACGGGCACAACGAGTTCTTGGTAATGCCATTGGAGTTAACCAATGCCCCAGCTGCATTCATGGACATGATGAATCGAACCTTTCGAGAATTCGTCGATAGGTGTGTGGTGGTATTTATTGATGATATACTAATTTATTTGAAGAGTCGGGAAGAGCACGAGGAGCATTTGTCTACGGTTGAGCATCTTGAGGAAACAGAAACTTTTTGCAAAATTCAAGAAGTGTAAATTCTAGTTGGGAGATGTGACATTCTTGGGGCACGTCATATTGAAGGAAGGAATTTCGATGGATCCCACTAAAGTAAAGGTCGTGGTAAATTGGGCAAGGCCTACAAGTGTCCATGAGATATGAAGCTTCTTAGGCCTCGTAGGTTATTATAGGAGATTCGTTGAAGGGTTTTCCAAGCCGGTTACATCGTTAACCAAACTTACCAAGAAGAATGAGGCATTCATTTGGTCGGAAGATTGTAAGGGAAGTTTTCAAGAATTGAAGCACCAACTGGTCTCAGCACCTATTCTCACTCCCCCATCTAGGACTGGGGGATTTGTAATTTACAGTGACACTTCCTTCAAGGGATTAGGTTGTGTTTTGAAGCAAAATGGGAAGGTGATTGCCTATGCCTCAAGGCAACTAAAAGTGCACGAACGTAATTATCCGACTCAGGATCTTGAGCTTGCTAGTGGTTTTTGCCTTAAAGATATGGCGACATCATCTCTATGGGGAGCATTGCGAAATTTACACAGATCACAAGAGCTTGAAGTATTTCTTTACCTAGAAGAATCCCAACATGCACCAAAGACGATGGCTAGAACTCCTCAATGATTATGACTACTCAATCAATTATCACTTGGGGAAAGCAAACGTGGTGGCCGATGCCCTCAGCAGGAAGACTACAGTAGGAAGGATGGCAACGATGCCCACTACTCAAAAAGAGTTACTTCTATATATGGATAGAGCGGGCATTGAATTGGCAGTAGAAGAAGTGCAGTCTTACCTCAGTAAGTTAACCTTGGAACCAACCTTACTAGAACAGATTAGAGTTGCCCAGCTAGCGGACGATGAACTAAGTAAGATCCGGGCGGAAGTCGGTAAAGGTGAACAGGAATATTTGGTATATCTGAAAACGGGACATTAAGGTACCGAAACTGTGTATGTGTACCTAAGGAGGACAATCTAAAAAGGGTGATCTTAGTAGAAGCTCACCAATCATTGTCTACAGTACATCTGGGAAGCACCAAAATGTATCAGGACTTATAGGAGCACTATTGGCTGAACAGCATGAAAAGGGAAGTTGCACAGTTTGTGGAACGTTGCCTTACCTGCCAGCGGATCAAAGCAGAACATCAGAAACCAACAAGGATGCTCAAACCATTAACCATTCCAGAATGGAAGTGGGAACATATAGCCATAGACTTCATCACGAGTTTACTGAAGACAGTGACTGGACTGGATGCAGTGTGGGTAATGGTCGATCGTTTGACGAAGTCGGCACATTTTCTGCccattaaaacaacatataatATGAGTCATTTGGCAAAGGAGTATGTGACTGAGATTGTACGACTGCACGATGTGCCAGTGTCAATCATCTCAGATCGTGATCCACGCTTTACTTCTTGATTTTGGCAGAGCTTGCAAGTCGCAATGGGAACAAAGCTAAACTTTAGTACCGCATTACACCCTCAGACAGACAGGCAATTGGAAAGAACGATCCAGACATTGGAAGTCATGATGAGAACGTGTGTCTTGGATTTCAAGG
The Alnus glutinosa chromosome 14, dhAlnGlut1.1, whole genome shotgun sequence genome window above contains:
- the LOC133857730 gene encoding pentatricopeptide repeat-containing protein At5g04780, mitochondrial-like, whose amino-acid sequence is MFHEIAFYLSSLLRNCALLSGISQAKQTHAQILIHGFLSNLTLQTDLLLAYSKCGFLQDARRVFDKMPERNMHSWNIMLASYANNFHYLDAIGVFNEFLEMGLRPDHYTLPPVFKACAGIGDAYLGKMLHGWVVRLGFEEYVVVGSLVLDFYVKCGNLVDARRVFSNMSSRDSAVWNLMIAGFGRAGFYVDALSCFRSMLSEGVSMDSMTIPSILNACGGEGDLMKGKEIHGQVVKSFVFDGDVAINNSLIDMYAKCGRLHDSEKVFRSMHELNLVTWTTMISCYGVHGKGEDSLALFNKMRDCGFKPNCVTLTAVLASCSHSRLIDQARRIFDSISFDYELEPSVEHYACMVDLLGRFGRLEEALELVQNMKLVVTASVWGALLAGCMMHKNVEIGEIAALQLFELEPRNSSNYIALCSIYDSLNIRDRVSLIRAKMRNLGLVKTPGCSWITIAGKSHKFYQGDLSHPETSMVYEMLHMIIKASVFPGDCGLGNCLWVQP